From a region of the Apis mellifera strain DH4 linkage group LG2, Amel_HAv3.1, whole genome shotgun sequence genome:
- the LOC410860 gene encoding battenin — MTKSKPLTAPERRTNDVFDEESIAVRSRWRNLAAFWILGLCNNYGYVVMLSAAHDILESKFGTTDPGMHPTNGTITTTNHTGIRSCNTLSTGAILLADILPSLAVKIITPFLPFHVHARLATCVLFSAAGFLVVSLSTTEWLAILGVVITSLSSGLGEVTLLSYSHKYPKQVIATWSSGTGGAGIIGALSYASLTTWLSNEDTLLLMLIVPIIQGITFWLVLVHPPQSSIPVTKNGIDSQEQIIEIPRKSFKEKINLVPGLLKYMIPLGLVYLFEYFINQGLYELIQFDGIWLTHAEQYRWLQVDYQIGVFISRSSVNLVTINKIWIMAVLQFINVVILLFETLFYYLPNIWIVFTFVLWEGLLGGGAYVNTFYRMSTEIPRADRKISLGIATMADSIGIAMAGWLSMPVHNAICGLPQPKRVGS; from the exons ATGACTAAGAGCAAACCGTTGACCGCGCCTGAACGAAGAACCAACGACGTGTTTGACGAAGAATCGATCGCGGTTCGATCGAGATGGAGAAACCTCGCCGCCTTCTGGATACTCGGCCTCTGCAACAACTACGGATACGTGGTGATGCTTAGCGCGGCGCACGATATCCTCGAGAGCAAGTTTGGAACCACG GATCCTGGGATGCACCCCACGAATGGCACAATCACGACGACAAACCACACAGGGATCAGATCCTGCAACACATTGTCCACCGGCGCCATATTGCTGGCGGACATATTGCCCTCGTTGGCGGTGAAAATAATCACGCCGTTCCTGCCTTTTCACGTACA TGCTCGACTGGCTACCTGTGTGTTATTTTCCGCTGCAGGATTCCTCGTGGTGTCGTTGAGCACTACTGAATGGCTCGCCATTCTGGGCGTCGTTATAACGTCACTCTCTTCCGGTTTGGGAGAAGTTACTCTGCTGAGTTACAGCCACAAGTATCCGAA ACAAGTAATCGCGACATGGTCTTCCGGTACTGGAGGCGCCGGAATAATTGGCGCGCTATCTTATGCCTCCCTCACCACGTGGTTAAGCAACGAAGATACATTGTTACTTATGTTAATCGTACCGATCATACAAGGAATCACTTTCTGGTTGGTTCTGGTCCATCCGCCGCAGTCAAGTATCCCGGTCACTAAGAACGGTATCGACAGCCAAGAGCAAATCATTGAGATCCCTAGGAAGAGCTTTAAAGAAAAGATCAATCTGGTACCGGGATTGCTGAAGTATATGATTCCTCTCGGGCTCGTGTACCtcttcgaatatttcattaacCAAGGATTG taCGAGCTGATCCAATTCGACGGCATTTGGTTAACCCACGCCGAGCAATATCGCTGGCTCCAGGTGGATTATCAGATCGGGGTGTTTATCTCGAGATCGTCCGTCAATCTCGTCACGATCAACAAAATCTGGATCATGGCTGTGCTACAG TTTATCAACGTCGTCATCTTGCTGTTCGAGACGCTCTTCTATTACTTGCCCAATATTTGGATCGTGTTCACGTTCGTTTTGTGGGAAGGCCTTCTCGGTGGTGGGGCATACGTGAATACATTTTATCGAATGTCCACTGAG ATCCCAAGGGCGGATCGTAAAATTTCCTTGGGCATAGCCACGATGGCCGATTCAATTGGAATCGCGATGGCTGGTTGGTTATCTATGCCGGTTCACAACGCCATTTGCGGCCTGCCACAACCAAAACGAGTGGGAAGCTAG
- the LOC408687 gene encoding putative tRNA (cytidine(32)/guanosine(34)-2'-O)-methyltransferase codes for MGKTSKDKRDIYYRRAKEEGWRARSAFKLLQIDNECHILDGVNKAVDLCAAPGSWSQVLSRRLNENYKKALETGNAIPPKIVAVDLQAMAPLEGVIQIQGDITNIDTAKQIISHFDNEQADLVVCDGAPDVTGLHDMDIYIQSQLLLAALNITTHILKQGGTFVAKIFRAKDVTLLYAQLKIFFPYVYCTKPSSSRNSSIEAFVVCKDYSPPEGYKPHMMNPLLTHKPCDFNDLTGINRVIVPFVVCGDLSQPDSDTCYPLDFEGKTYTYHEPVQTPISPPYKEALSLMEDRDTDFRRFDVNVVVDNLSSLTIEDFKKQAKQKHKEINETKRIELQDNKKDDSEEDILGLDKLMPTELFDESENKNNDNM; via the exons ATGGGAAAAACATCAAAagataaacgagatatatattatcgacGAGCAAAAGAAGAAGGATGGAGAGCAAGGAGTGCTTTTAAATTGCTTCAAATAGATAACGAATGTCATATTTTAGATG GAGTAAACAAAGCTGTGGATTTGTGCGCTGCACCCGGGAGCTGGAGTCAAGTTTTATCACGAAGATTAAa tgagaattataaaaaagcttTGGAAACAGGAAATGCAATACCTCCAAAAATAGTTGCAGTTGATTTACAAGCTATGGCACCATTGGAAGGAGTGATTCAAATTCAAGGAGACATTACGAATATTGATACTGCAAAACAAATTATCTCTCATTTTGATAATGAACAAGCTGATTTAGTAGTTTGCGATGGAGCACCTGatg TGACAGGTTTACATGATATGGATATTTATATCCAATCTCAGTTATTATTAGCAGCTCTGAATATTACTACTCACATATTAAAGCAAGGAGGCACATttgttgcaaaaatatttagagCTAAAGATGTGACTTTGCTCTATGCtcaactaaaaatatttttcccctATGTCTATTGTACGAAACCTAGCAGTTCTCGTAACTCTAGTATTGAAGCATTTGTAGTTTGTAAAGATTATTCACCACCAGAAGGTTATAAACCTCATATGATGAATCCTCTTTTAACACATAAACCATGTGATTTTAATGACCTTACAGGAATTAATAGAGTTATTGTTCCATTTGTTGTTTGTGGTGATCTTAGTCAGCCTGATTCTGATACGTGTTATCCATTGGAT ttTGAAGGAAAAACATATACTTATCACGAACCGGTCCAAACACCGATTTCACCACCTTACAAAGAAGCACTCAGTTTGATGGAAGATAGAGATACCGATTTCAGAAGATTCGATGTTAATGTAGTTGTAGATAATTTAAGTTCATTGACTATTGAGGACTTTAAAAAACAAGCGAAGCAAAAACATAAAGAGATAAATGAAACTAAAAGGATCGAATtgcaagataataaaaaagatgatagCGAGGAAGATATATTGGGACTTGACAAGTTAATGCCCACCGAATTATTTGAtgaatctgaaaataaaaataatgataatatgtaa
- the LOC100578213 gene encoding probable serine/threonine-protein kinase dyrk2, with amino-acid sequence MNQKLPLKFFEDKALLCHIVITHLPLHCCLCGEIFKQSKDFESFGPCKWWKSQRHHSLISADQKSILGTPPLTSEESGSPLFNDNCGPLTSPPEFHRNTSTPMILGQKASFDFKTPNVPNFSLKTLVTNSASSKNGEIRSDLQENNSKCDNSSNYVTLPSTTTHEETPFRSVSSKDESKEEFPHNKSKNLDNMKDNINPTECSNNCELEDMELTNIENEILPDSQSMDKYQGEKRSDSTKKVRFSDQYENPSEPNSTTENEEYFEACETLSEMKESLEKHKSQIKIYEDNAKNIEKENRSPSRADVIDNNEQASSSSRIVMMVVVENNSNVSTSDIIDSSLKKLKCMTSFTTNKQNSSSCNSITSIDSYYSVSNSPLSESSNSSQKDSNISSNSNSDSSNSGGILSVVTNAVKNVMKNFSTMASSKTVPSEISKNEDNPTSSTSDTFDFLSNFASSLSQRPGKRSREAIESSPTKKSTEFVIPQIEIRSPIAKRQCGWYKIKAREPIARMKNNRPPRRVSSETQVFHQGSLSVGNTVLPLPDRAHQSTQTE; translated from the exons ATGAATCAGAAACTTCCGTTAAAATTCTTCGAGGATAAGGCACTTCTCTGTCATATAGTAATAACACATCTACCTCTTCATTGTTGCTTGTGTGGTGAAATTTTCAAGCAGAGTAAGGATTTCGAGTCGTtcg gtCCTTGCAAATGGTGGAAATCTCAGCGTCATCATTCGCTAATATCTGCAGACCAGAAATCCATACTTGGTACACCACCTTTAACTTCAGAAGAATCGGGATCGCCTTTGTTCAATGACAATTGTGGTCCATTGACTTCTCCACCAGAATTCCATAGAAATACCAGCACGCCTATGATCCTAGGACAAAAAGCaagtttcgattttaaaacgCCCAACGTTCCAAACTTCTCTTTGAAAACACTAGTAACTAATTCTGCATCGTCAAAAAACGGTGAAATTCGTAGCGATttgcaagaaaataattcgaagtgTGACAATTCGAGTAATTACGTGACCCTTCCTTCTACCACCACTCACGAGGAAACTCCTTTCCGTTCCGTGTCATCAAAAGACGAAAGTAAAGAGGAATTTCCccataataaatctaaaaacttGGATAATATGAAAGATAATATCAATCCGACTGAATGTTCCAATAATTGCGAATTAGAAGATATGGAATTgactaatattgaaaatgaaatattaccaGATTCTCAAAGTATGGATAAATATCAAGGGGAGAAACGATCAGATTCTACAAAGAAAGTTCGATTTTCTGATCAATATGAAAATCCATCGGAGCCTAATTCGACAACGGAAAACGAAGAATACTTCGAAGCATGTGAGACGTTGTCGGAGATGAAGGAATCTTTGGAGAAACACAAATCACAGATCAAAATTTACGAGGATAATGCGAAGaatatagagaaagaaaatcgtaGTCCGAGCAGAGCGGATgtaatcgataataatgaaCAAGCATCCAGTTCCTCGCGAATAGTAATGATGGTAGtagtagaaaataattctaatgttTCAACTTCTGATATAATTGATTCTAGTTTAAAAAAACTGAAATGTATGACAAGTTTTACAACCAACAAGCAAAATTCTTCTAGTTGCAATTCAATAACATCTATAGATAGTTATTATAGTGTTTCTAATTCACCGTTAAGTGAATCAAGTAACTCATCTCAAAaagattcgaatatttcgtcAAATAGCAATTCTGATAGCAGTAATTCTGGTGGAATTTTATCTGTAGTTACTAATGCAGTAAAAAATGTCATGAAAAACTTTTCCA CTATGGCTTCTTCCAAGACTGTTCCAAGTGAAATCTCTAAAAATGAAGACAATCCAACATCCTCCACTTCAGATACCTTTGATTTCTTGTCAAATTTTGCATCGTCCTTGTCTCAAAGACCAGGAAAACGATCAAGGGAAGCTATAGAAAGTTCACCCACGAAAAAATCAACAGAATTTGTTATTCCTCAGATTGAAATAAGAAGTCCTATCGCGAAACGACAATGTGGgtggtataaaattaaagcacGTGAACCGATtgcaagaatgaaaaataatagaccTCCTCGAAGAGTGTCATCAGAAACTCAAGTTTTTCATCAAGGTTCATTGTCGGTTGGCAATACTGTTTTGCCGCTTCCCGATAGAGCACATCAATCTACGCAaactgaataa
- the LOC725143 gene encoding probable U3 small nucleolar RNA-associated protein 11, giving the protein MSSWKKAAKATQKTHRERHQPENRKHLGLLEKKKDYVARAKDYQEKQKTLKLLRKRALNKNPDEFYFHMINSKIHGGIHKEKRKHKEYTPEQIHLMETQDIRYIAYKRNLEAKKIDRLQSELHMIDAANETKNKHIFFVDGSKEIKNFDIAKKLDTHPALLSRRTNRPKLSRLKDMKLPEIDENSLKRIERSKHKAYQELQKRINREKELTIIQQKLEIERALKDKKVNKPKLVKKGSKDSAPIYKWTYERKR; this is encoded by the coding sequence ATGTCTTCGTGGAAAAAAGCAGCGAAAGCTACGCAAAAGACTCATCGTGAAAGACATCAACCAGAAAATCGTAAGCATTTAGGTCttttggagaaaaagaaagattatgtTGCTAGGGCTAAAGATTAtcaagagaaacaaaaaacaTTGAAACTTTTGCGTAAACGTGctcttaataaaaatccagATGAATTTTACTTTCACATGATCAATTCTAAAATACATGGTGGGATTCATAAAGAGAAGCGAAAACATAAAGAGTATACACCAGAACAGATACACTTGATGGAAACACaagatattagatatattgcTTATAAGAGAAATCTAGAAGCAAAGAAAATAGATAGACTACAAAGTGAATTACACATGATAGATGCTGCAAATGAGACAAAGAACAAACATATCTTTTTTGTGGATGGTTCAAAGGAAATCAAAAACTTTGATATTGCTAAAAAACTGGATACACATCCAGCATTATTATCTAGACGCACAAACAGACCAAAATTAAGTAGATTAAAAGATATGAAATTACCAGAAATAGATGAGAATAGTTTGAAAAGGATTGAACGTAGTAAACACAAAGCTTATCaggaattacaaaaaagaataaatagagaaaaagagtTGACCATTATACaacaaaaattggaaatagaaAGAGCactgaaagataaaaaagttaacaaaccaaaattagtaaaaaaaggaTCAAAAGATTCCGCTCCTATTTACAAATGGACATATGAGAGGAAACGATaa
- the LOC107966085 gene encoding uncharacterized protein LOC107966085 isoform X2, giving the protein MNYRVCGVLISFWLRLLFYWTGSAAKERSLISNGFLPYRTVQTYQKYCICETSYSCSCCQNVIILYTKVEKNLCVNFIYQRNGLNIDITLNSDILRARTITDYKSLKFCTNIPGCYFSSACINVLELNKFPRSITACLRMDIFSKKRLWQLNYDCVAISTELPTIPSNGTMSTTVKTAGMSTTMSAGMTSAMTTSKITTTTMITTIKNTERTTPRDVEVITVPGNESTTVVDIDK; this is encoded by the exons atgaattatagagTATGTGGTGTCCTGATTTCATTCTGGTTGCGATTACTCTTTTATTGGACGGGCAGTGCTGCGAAAGAAA GATCTCTTATATCTAACGGATTCTTGCCTTATAGAACGGTTCAAACTTATCAGAAATATTGTATCTGTGAAACATCTTATTCTTGTTCCTGTTgtcaaaatgttattattttgtacaccaaagttgaaaaaaatc tttgcgttaattttatatatcaaagaaatggattgaatattgatattacGTTGAATTCCGACATATTAAGAGCTAGAACAATCAcagattataaatcattaaagttTTGCACTAATATACCAGGATGTTACTTCTCATCTGCATGCATAAATGTATTGGAACTCAATAAATTTCCCAG ATCGATCACTGCTTGTCTTCGAATGGATATTTTCTCTAAGAAACGATTATGGCAATTAAATTATGACTGCGTCGCCATATCAACAGAGTTGCCTACAATACCAAGTAATGGAACAATGTCAACAACGGTTAAAACTGCAGGAATGTCTACGACGATGAGCGCTGGAATGACATCAGCAATGACCACTAGTAAAATAACTACTACGACGATGATAACGACGATAAAAAATACAGAACGTACTACACCACGAGATGTAGAGGTGATAACAGTACCGGGAAATGAATCAACAACGGTCGtggatatcgataaataa
- the LOC107966085 gene encoding uncharacterized protein LOC107966085 isoform X1 translates to MNYRVCGVLISFWLRLLFYWTGSAAKERSLISNGFLPYRTVQTYQKYCICETSYSCSCCQNVIILYTKVEKNLCVNFIYQRNGLNIDITLNSDILRARTITDYKSLKFCTNIPGCYFSSACINVLELNKFPRYGILKCNSFITESYIFIFIINVFLNLNRRSITACLRMDIFSKKRLWQLNYDCVAISTELPTIPSNGTMSTTVKTAGMSTTMSAGMTSAMTTSKITTTTMITTIKNTERTTPRDVEVITVPGNESTTVVDIDK, encoded by the exons atgaattatagagTATGTGGTGTCCTGATTTCATTCTGGTTGCGATTACTCTTTTATTGGACGGGCAGTGCTGCGAAAGAAA GATCTCTTATATCTAACGGATTCTTGCCTTATAGAACGGTTCAAACTTATCAGAAATATTGTATCTGTGAAACATCTTATTCTTGTTCCTGTTgtcaaaatgttattattttgtacaccaaagttgaaaaaaatc tttgcgttaattttatatatcaaagaaatggattgaatattgatattacGTTGAATTCCGACATATTAAGAGCTAGAACAATCAcagattataaatcattaaagttTTGCACTAATATACCAGGATGTTACTTCTCATCTGCATGCATAAATGTATTGGAACTCAATAAATTTCCCAGGTATGGCATACTTAAgtgtaattcttttataaccgagtcatatatttttatttttattataaatgtttttttaaatttgaatcgaaGATCGATCACTGCTTGTCTTCGAATGGATATTTTCTCTAAGAAACGATTATGGCAATTAAATTATGACTGCGTCGCCATATCAACAGAGTTGCCTACAATACCAAGTAATGGAACAATGTCAACAACGGTTAAAACTGCAGGAATGTCTACGACGATGAGCGCTGGAATGACATCAGCAATGACCACTAGTAAAATAACTACTACGACGATGATAACGACGATAAAAAATACAGAACGTACTACACCACGAGATGTAGAGGTGATAACAGTACCGGGAAATGAATCAACAACGGTCGtggatatcgataaataa
- the LOC100578144 gene encoding mitotic apparatus protein p62, which translates to MRLSMVVELLLILLLVAFAAYGRVIERDGKTEERSIGNASEDNLGISTLSLKQATDDVNRYCTCNENICNCCRDFHIPLVQLQGPGCASLQYIQGDNLAVQLSFGDNILTSTIVNGKNPKPVCVPLPGGFTKFCGRIYSIKRDAKNHFKACLGLELQSSTELEASLRVSCFRFGPDGLKLRPAEPLPVVETEVPEEDDDDDFFGLDSDEDEEDDDSEEDTPLANAVPDSSSAEEDEDEDEDEDVLGFGALLDIITGEDETATKRPKVTTPAPLLQFTIPILTKPTASPVSVNPNVGGDVVASTNSEEFSNADEESVDEAGDGSVDTDTTIKEATVTEPSNKIAKPDKAPTKIFAVSDTSTKKPSVTSSSINAIENEANKKRKPLRKPVKDGEEDEADDILGDSLDDDDDDDDDEDEEILSDDEDEDEKNSEEEEGEKNDEDEDEKAEIEDLDDDDDEEEDAVISALVYDDKEDGKKKGKKQDQSSEADDDDSDYGLGLTGLLARNRHSRNNRRSKEMRFPMIENSTLVVES; encoded by the exons ATGCGGCTGTCGATGGTGGTCGAACTGTTGCTGATTCTTCTTTTGGTCGCGTTCGCCGCTTATGGCAGGGTGATCG agcGCGATGGAAAAACGGAGGAGAGATCAATCGGGAATGCGAGCGAGGATAACCTTGGAATATCAACGCTGTCGTTGAAACAGGCGACCGACGACGTGAACAGATATTGCACCTGCAACGAGAACATATGTAATTGTTGCAGAGACTTCCACATACCTTTGGTGCAATTACAAGGACCAG GATGCGCGTCCCTGCAATACATACAAGGGGACAATTTGGCCGTGCAACTTAGCTTCGGAGATAACATCTTAACCAGCACCATCGTGAATG GGAAAAATCCGAAACCCGTTTGCGTCCCGTTACCAGGAGGATTTACGAAATTCTGCGGTAgaatttattccattaaacGGGATGCCAAGAATCACTTCAAAGCCTGCCTTGGACTGGAGTTACAATCGTCGACCGAACTCGAAGCTAGTTTACGCGTCAGCTGTTTcag ATTTGGGCCGGACGGTCTCAAGTTACGTCCAGCGGAGCCGCTTCCCGTAGTGGAGACCGAGGTCCCGGAggaagacgacgacgacgatttcTTCGGCCTGGACTCGGACGAGGATGAGGAAGACGACGACTCCGAGGAGGACACGCCGTTGGCCAACGCTGTCCCAGATTCCTCCTCGGCGGaagaggacgaggacgaggacgaggacgaggacgtgCTCGGTTTCGGGGCACTTTTGGACATCATTACCGGCGAGGACGAAACAGCGACCAAGAGGCCGAAAGTAACCACCCCCGCGCCCCTCCTCCAATTCACGATCCCCATTTTAACCAAGCCCACCGCTTCGCCTGTTTCTGTTAATCCCAACGTCGGAGGTGACGTGGTCGCGAGCACCAACTCGGAAGAATTCTCGAACGCGGATGAAGAGAGCGTTGACGAAGCGGGTGACGGATCCGTGGACACCGACACGACGATTAAAGAGGCAACCGTGACGGAGCCCTCGAACAAGATAGCGAAGCCGGATAAGGCGCCGACCAAGATATTCGCGGTGTCGGATACGAGTACGAAGAAGCCGAGCGTTACGAGTTCCAGCATCAACGCGATCGAGAACGAGGCGAACAAGAAGAGGAAACCTTTGAGGAAACCGGTGAAGGACGGCGAGGAGGACGAAGCCGATGATATCTTAGGAGATAGCTTGGACGACgatgatgacgacgacgacgacgaggatgaGGAGATTTTGagcgacgacgaggacgaggatgAGAAGAACagcgaagaggaggaaggcgAGAAGAACGATgaggacgaggacgagaaAGCTGAAATCGAAGATTTGGATGATGACGATGACGAGGAAGAGGACGCGGTGATCAGCGCGTTGGTTTACGACGATAAAGAAGatgggaagaagaaaggaaagaaacagGATCAGTCGTCCGAAGCGGACGATGATGACTCGGATTATGGATTGGGCCTAACCGGGCTTCTGGCTAGAAACAGACATTCGAGAAATAATCGTCGGAGCAAAGAGATGAGATTTCCGATGATTGAAAATTCCACTCTCGTCGTAGAGTCgtag
- the LOC100578072 gene encoding uncharacterized protein LOC100578072 isoform X2, producing MAVRFTILVLLTTVVVVVSSAGLLDAVGRSTNPQSQCLCQTSNCLCCIDLNLTATFDLGGPACINVRQKEQNVSLNLSYGDNPVHNATIKIVDAANRSTCMNLLSDLAQICAKFTWIKQTEAGHDGCLVIEPALLGTPQATYQMGCFNFNQVVRQIEPPPSVETTEGSESAEDDEDSLNTEEFIAAVSASAEQGIALFSQWLGLNLNPKLNVTSGKNGGQQEGQRSVPTSTTSRSARAHWDQEEKNDERFKQLLSAQDNVLRGSATIGQSSGAETTFVYSRPPGLYSSDKSSEERRVDRMKIEPQHLAVVPKESRRGGRAYNIHQHVNEI from the exons ATGGCCGTCAGGTTCACGATCCTGGTGCTCTTGAccaccgtcgtcgtcgtcgtgtcTTCCGCCGGACTGCTCG ACGCCGTGGGCAGATCGACCAATCCCCAGTCGCAATGCCTCTGCCAAACGTCCAATTGCTTGTGCTGCATCGATCTGAATCTGACCGCGACCTTCGACCTGGGTGGGCCGGCGTGCATCAACGTCAGGCAAAAGGAGCAGAACGTCTCGTTGAACCTGAGCTACGGCGACAATCCCGTGCACAACGCCACGATCAAGATCG TGGACGCGGCCAATAGATCGACCTGCATGAACCTTCTCTCAGACTTGGCGCAGATATGCGCGAAATTTACGTGGATCAAGCAGACGGAAGCGGGCCACGACGGTTGTTTGGTGATCGAGCCGGCTCTGTTGGGGACACCGCAGGCCACTTACCAGATGGGATGCTTCAATTTCAATCAGGTGGTGCGCCAAATCGAGCCACCTCC CTCCGTCGAGACGACGGAAGGTAGCGAGAGCGCGGAGGACGACGAAGACTCGTTGAACACGGAGGAATTCATAGCTGCCGTGTCGGCGAGCGCGGAGCAGGGCATAGCGCTGTTTTCCCAATGGCTGGGCCTCAATCTGAACCCGAAATTGAACGTGACGAGCGGGAAGAACGGGGGGCAACAGGAGGGGCAACGTTCCGTTCCAACGTCCACCACTTCGAGGTCCGCCCGAGCTCATTGGGATCAGGAGGAGAAGAACGACGAGCGGTTCAAGCAATTGTTGAGCGCTCAGGACAACGTGTTGAGGGGTTCGGCGACGATCGGCCAATCGAGCGGGGCCGAAACCACCTTCGTTTATTCCAGACCACCCGGCCTGTACTCGTCGGATAAGAGTTCGGAGGAGAGAAGGGTCGATCGAATGAAAATCGAGCCCCAACACCTGGCCGTGGTGCCGAAAGAGTCGAGGAGAGGCGGAAGGGCGTACAATATTCATCAGCACGTGAACGAGATATAA
- the LOC100578072 gene encoding uncharacterized protein LOC100578072 isoform X1, with amino-acid sequence MAVRFTILVLLTTVVVVVSSAGLLETLLSWDFPDAVGRSTNPQSQCLCQTSNCLCCIDLNLTATFDLGGPACINVRQKEQNVSLNLSYGDNPVHNATIKIVDAANRSTCMNLLSDLAQICAKFTWIKQTEAGHDGCLVIEPALLGTPQATYQMGCFNFNQVVRQIEPPPSVETTEGSESAEDDEDSLNTEEFIAAVSASAEQGIALFSQWLGLNLNPKLNVTSGKNGGQQEGQRSVPTSTTSRSARAHWDQEEKNDERFKQLLSAQDNVLRGSATIGQSSGAETTFVYSRPPGLYSSDKSSEERRVDRMKIEPQHLAVVPKESRRGGRAYNIHQHVNEI; translated from the exons ATGGCCGTCAGGTTCACGATCCTGGTGCTCTTGAccaccgtcgtcgtcgtcgtgtcTTCCGCCGGACTGCTCG AGACGTTGCTCTCCTGGGATTTTCCAGACGCCGTGGGCAGATCGACCAATCCCCAGTCGCAATGCCTCTGCCAAACGTCCAATTGCTTGTGCTGCATCGATCTGAATCTGACCGCGACCTTCGACCTGGGTGGGCCGGCGTGCATCAACGTCAGGCAAAAGGAGCAGAACGTCTCGTTGAACCTGAGCTACGGCGACAATCCCGTGCACAACGCCACGATCAAGATCG TGGACGCGGCCAATAGATCGACCTGCATGAACCTTCTCTCAGACTTGGCGCAGATATGCGCGAAATTTACGTGGATCAAGCAGACGGAAGCGGGCCACGACGGTTGTTTGGTGATCGAGCCGGCTCTGTTGGGGACACCGCAGGCCACTTACCAGATGGGATGCTTCAATTTCAATCAGGTGGTGCGCCAAATCGAGCCACCTCC CTCCGTCGAGACGACGGAAGGTAGCGAGAGCGCGGAGGACGACGAAGACTCGTTGAACACGGAGGAATTCATAGCTGCCGTGTCGGCGAGCGCGGAGCAGGGCATAGCGCTGTTTTCCCAATGGCTGGGCCTCAATCTGAACCCGAAATTGAACGTGACGAGCGGGAAGAACGGGGGGCAACAGGAGGGGCAACGTTCCGTTCCAACGTCCACCACTTCGAGGTCCGCCCGAGCTCATTGGGATCAGGAGGAGAAGAACGACGAGCGGTTCAAGCAATTGTTGAGCGCTCAGGACAACGTGTTGAGGGGTTCGGCGACGATCGGCCAATCGAGCGGGGCCGAAACCACCTTCGTTTATTCCAGACCACCCGGCCTGTACTCGTCGGATAAGAGTTCGGAGGAGAGAAGGGTCGATCGAATGAAAATCGAGCCCCAACACCTGGCCGTGGTGCCGAAAGAGTCGAGGAGAGGCGGAAGGGCGTACAATATTCATCAGCACGTGAACGAGATATAA